Below is a window of Dictyostelium discoideum AX4 chromosome 1 chromosome, whole genome shotgun sequence DNA.
AATAACTTCTAAAACAATATCTTTGAATATCCCatatgatttaattgatagaTTCTTTATTGAagcaaagaaaattaaatcatcaataatcgatcaaaaagaaaaacaacaattaactCAAGAATTAACTTTGGCtgaaaatgaaatgattaaatattttagtaaagtgaattaaaaaaaaagaaaaaaaaaaagaaaaagaaataaaaaaaaataatttaagatttatataaaatttgtgaactttttttttatttattttgtttatgtttgtaccatttttatttttcgtttaaaaatataaaacctttggaaattttattttccaatttCGAAAAAATGTCTAAATTCCCAGTGATcccaattaaaataataaaataaaaaaatgaaaatgattattttggttattttcaaaaaccggtggattttttattttttttatttttttattttttattttttttttttacggttaatttttttttaaagatattttgttttaaaaataaatttattttctaattttttttgttgtcgttgttaacaacaaacaattacataaaacttttttttttttttttttttttattaatttttttaatttttatttttttatttaaattttcaatttctaatCAACtgattaaaaatatcattgtaaattatcaatttccaagccaaatttatttttagttcaaaaaataaaatttttttttttctttatttatttttatcatcaaaaaaaaaaaaaaaaaaaaaaaaaaacaaataaaaaaaaaaaaaaattaattaattaagaagagtaataaataaaaatgtaataattaagaatttaataaataattatttctgttttctttttttttttttaaatctttatctcacttttatttttaaattttttttacaatatcacattatcaaattacttttttttaatttcttttttttttttttttttattttttttttttatttatgttaataatattttttaacttgtatttaaatattttgacAAATTAAACCCACACCACACAACACATATATGGTGCTATATTTTATAGCCATAATCAGTTATAAATTTGTGTGTTTTATGTGtgtgtcttttttttttttttttttttttttttttttttttatcatttttgttaacatattaatattattataattttatttatatctgGGCAATTTCACACCCTTACTACTCACTAATCAAAACAactcacaaaaaaaaaaaaaaaagaaaaaaaaaaaaaaattaaaataaataaataaattaaatgctTAATGGAATTTACTACCAAAAAACCCACACCCATCACTATCAATTAaacaacacaaaaaaaaaaaaaaaaaaaaaaaaattaaataattaaataaataaaaaaaaatagatgtatagtaaaaaaaaaaaaaaaatttattttttaaaaaaaaaaaaaaaaaatacatcaATTTactaattcattattttattgtttttttattattatttttattattattatttctattattattattatttctattattattattattttaatttttaatttctattattcacaattattaattttttatttatttttatttttatttttttaaattcttctttTTAAAGTTACTATTAAAtggatagtaataataataataacaatgaaaatgaagCTTTTAGTGGAGCCAGTGAAAGTTCAGAAgtaagttttaatttattattatttaatttttttttttttttaatttttcctttttattattaacaattaaaattattttattcatttttttttttttttttttttttttttttctttcccatattattattttttattatttttttttttttattataattattatttttttcagttTCGTAAAATTGtagaagaaaatgaaaatgaaagagAATTTGAACAATCAAATCCTTCTCCACCAGAATATTCAAactatgaaaataaagatgatggaattaatttagaaacaattaatccaaatatttcattagataataataataataataatcaaaataatcaaaataatcaaaataataataataataataataatcaaaataataatattattaataatttaaataaaaagaataaaaaaagatcaacatttaaaaatagaattgatttttcatttaaagatATAAATCATTATGTTCAAATTACCGAAAAaggtaaaaagaaaaaaatatcaaaacaaattttaacaaatattaatggtCATATTGAGAGTGGAACAATTTTTGCAATTATGGGACCATCGGGTGCGGGTAAAACCACATTGTTGGATATTCTAGCACATagattaaatattaatggtAGTGGAACAATGTATTTGAATGGTAATAAATCtgatttcaatatttttaaaaaactttgtGGTTATGTAACACAAAGTGATTCATTGATGCCATCATTGACCGTAAGAGAGACATTGAATTTTTATGCTCAACTAAAGATGCCAAGAGATGTtccattaaaagaaaaacttCAAAGAGTTCAAGATATTATCGATGAAATGGGCTTAAATCGTTGTGCTGATACATTGGTTGGTACTgctgataataaaattagagGTATCTCTGGTGGTGAAAGAAGAAGAGTGACAATCTCCATAGAGTTGTTAACTGGTCCATCCGTGATTCTATTGGATGAACCAACTTCAGGTTTAGATGCTTCAACAAGTTTCTATGTAATGTCTGCATTGAAAAAGTTGGCTAAATCTGGTAGAACTATCATTTGCACAATTCATCAACCACGTTCAAATATTTATGATATGTTTGATAAccttttattattaggtGATGGTAATACCATCTATTATGGTAAAGCAAATAAAGCATTGGAATATTTCAATGCAAATGGTTATCATTGTAGTGAAAAAACAAATCCAGCTGATTtctttttagatttaattaatactcAAGTTGAAGATCAAGctgatagtgatgatgatgactaCAATGATGAGGAGGAAgaaattggtggtggtggtggtggtagtggtggtggtgctgGTGGCATTGAAGATATTGGTATCTCAATTTCACCAACTATGAATGGTTCTGctgttgataatattaaaaataatgaactaaaacaacaacaacaacaacaacaacaacaacaacaatctacAGATGGTAGAGCTagaagaagaattaaaaaattaacaaaagaagaaatggtaattttaaagaaagaaTATCCAAATTCTGAACAAGGTTTACGTGTAAATGAAACATTGGATAATATTTCCAAAGAGAATAGAACTGACtttaaatatgaaaaaactAGAGGTCCAAATTTCTTAACTCAATTCAGTTTATTATTAGGTCGTGAAGTTACAAATGCTAAAAGACATCCAATGGCTTTTAAagttaatttaattcaagCTATTTTCCAAGGTTTACTTTGTGGTattgtttattatcaattaggTTTAGGTCAATCAAGTGTTCAATCAAGGTAAAAactcattcttttttttttttttttttttttttattaattataattttattaacttttttaaaaattattatagaaCTGGTGTTGTAgcatttattattatgggTGTAAGTTTTCCAGCTGTTATGAGTAagttatatattttatttttaattttaattttgtttaaacaagtgttttttaataataaagtttattaattaatttaattattttatttattttttttttttaaaaaaaaaaggtacaATTCATGTTTTTCCAGATGTAAttacaatatttttaaaggATAGAGCATCAGGAGTTTATGATACATTACCATTCTTTTTAGCTAAATCATTTATGGATGCATGCATTGCAGTATTATTACCAATGGTAACAGCAACAATTGTATATTGGATGACAAATCAAAGGGTTGATCCATTTTATTCAGCAGCACCATTCTTTAGATTTGTATTAATGTTGGTATTAGCAAGTCAAACTTGTCTTTCATTGGGTGTTTTAATTAGTTCATCTGTTCCAAATGTTCAAGTTGGTACAGCAGTTGCTCCAttgattgtaattttattctttttattcaGTGGTTTCttcattaatttaaatgatgttCCAGGTTGGTTGGTTTGGTTCCCTTATATCTCCTTCTTTAGATATATGATTGAAGCTGCAGTAATCAATGCCTTTAAAGATGTTCATTTTACTTGTACCGATTCTCAAAAAATTGGAGGTGTATGTCCAGTTCAATACGGTAATAATGTCATTGAAAATATGGGTTACGATATTGATCACTTTTGGAGAAATGTTTGGATTTTGGTTTTATATATCATAGGTTTCAGagttttaacatttttagtATTAAAACTTAAATCTAGAAATAAGTTTAAACaagaataaattattttaaatattttaaaataaatcaattttaaaaaaaaaaaaatattaagaaattttaaaaaaaaataataataaaaacatatattaatattgtgtaaaaacaattaatatattgatagttaaagttaattttttttttttttttattatttatgcACCCACAgtgtttttcaaaaaaacatcaaataataaattttaattatagttttaattttttttttatatatttttttaatgcttcaattagtttttttaacatttctAACAAAAATAAGTGACATTAaccttttaaaatatcataaaGTCTCAAGAGAATTCTTCGAATATTGTAAAATGGtttttgtcttttttttattgtacatttttaaaaaaataaaaattttatttaataaaattcttcTTTGATAACTAAATCATTTGACCATTGTTGAACGGCCCattgattctttttgatACGATGTCCTCCATATGTGAAATCCATATACATTTCATATGCTgtattattaccatcaacgagtaattttaataattttgctTCATGAATTGTTGcattatttacaaaagatTCTTCAGCTTTACGATTTGCAGATTTACCAACACGATTAGTTGAATCACCTTTT
It encodes the following:
- the abcG1 gene encoding ABC transporter G family protein encodes the protein MDSNNNNNNENEAFSGASESSEFRKIVEENENEREFEQSNPSPPEYSNYENKDDGINLETINPNISLDNNNNNNQNNQNNQNNNNNNNNQNNNIINNLNKKNKKRSTFKNRIDFSFKDINHYVQITEKGKKKKISKQILTNINGHIESGTIFAIMGPSGAGKTTLLDILAHRLNINGSGTMYLNGNKSDFNIFKKLCGYVTQSDSLMPSLTVRETLNFYAQLKMPRDVPLKEKLQRVQDIIDEMGLNRCADTLVGTADNKIRGISGGERRRVTISIELLTGPSVILLDEPTSGLDASTSFYVMSALKKLAKSGRTIICTIHQPRSNIYDMFDNLLLLGDGNTIYYGKANKALEYFNANGYHCSEKTNPADFFLDLINTQVEDQADSDDDDYNDEEEEIGGGGGGSGGGAGGIEDIGISISPTMNGSAVDNIKNNELKQQQQQQQQQQQSTDGRARRRIKKLTKEEMVILKKEYPNSEQGLRVNETLDNISKENRTDFKYEKTRGPNFLTQFSLLLGREVTNAKRHPMAFKVNLIQAIFQGLLCGIVYYQLGLGQSSVQSRTGVVAFIIMGVSFPAVMSTIHVFPDVITIFLKDRASGVYDTLPFFLAKSFMDACIAVLLPMVTATIVYWMTNQRVDPFYSAAPFFRFVLMLVLASQTCLSLGVLISSSVPNVQVGTAVAPLIVILFFLFSGFFINLNDVPGWLVWFPYISFFRYMIEAAVINAFKDVHFTCTDSQKIGGVCPVQYGNNVIENMGYDIDHFWRNVWILVLYIIGFRVLTFLVLKLKSRNKFKQE